The stretch of DNA CCTGATAGATGCAGGGTTCATGACAGGACTTGCCCCCGCGCTGCGGAATCTTGCCGTCACCGCCACCGCTCTCGCCGCCGTGGCCGCCGCCCCCGCGCCCGCCCACGCCAAGCCCGAACCCAAGGCTCCCGATGAGTTCGTGGCGTTGCGCGACGTCGACCCGACGATCATCCAGGAGATGCGGTACCTCACCCCGCACAACTTCGTGGGTGAGCCCATCGACGGCTACAGGAAGCCGATGTGCATCCTCACGGAGCCCGCGGCGAAGGCCCTGCACAAGGCGCAGCGGACACTGCTGCGCAAGGGCTACTCCCTGAAGGTGTACGACTGTTACCGGCCGCAACGGGCGGTCGACCAGTTCGTGCGCTGGGCCGAGGACCTCGGCGACGTACGCATGAAGGCGGAGTTCTATCCCCATGTCGACAAGTCGCGGTTGTTCGAGGACGGTTACATCGCGGCGAAGTCCGGTCACAGCCGTGGCTCGACGCTCGATCTGACGGTCGTGAAGCTGCCGGCCCTGCCGACGCGTCCGTACGTCCCCGGAGAGCCCCTCACGCCCTGTTTCGGGCCCAAGGAGGAGCGGTTCCCCGACAACTCCGTGGACATGGGGACCGGCTTCGACTGCTTCGACACCCTCTCCCACACGGACGATCCCCGGATCACCGGCGAGCAGCGCGCCAACCGCGATCTACTGCGGGGCGCGCTGTCCAAGGTCGGGTTCGTCAACCTCCCTGAGGAGTGGTGGCACTTCACCTACAAGCCGGAGCTCTTCCCGGACACTTACTTCGACTTCCCCGTGGCGCGCCGCTCTCTGCAGGGGAAGTAGCGGGTGCCGGGCTACTGACGGGATCCGGTTGCCCGTGGCACACTTCTGACGTTCCGTCAGATCCAGTGTCGTGGAGGAACCTTGTCGCGTACGCGTACTCCCGTGGTGACCGGCTGGTTCGCCGGGGAGGGAGACAACTTCCGCCTACTGGGCACGCGCTGCTCGGCCTGCGCCAGTGTCTTCTTCCCCCGCGAGGACGGCTTCTGCCGCAATCCCGGCTGCTCGGGCGGTGACCTCGACGAGGTGCCGCTCTCCCCCCGCGGTCGCGTCTGGTCGTACACGGACAGCCGCTATCGCCCACCCGCGCCCTATGTGTCCGATCCGGAACTCCCCTGGCAGCCCTACACGTTGATCGCTGTGGAGCTGGAGGCGGAGCGGATGGTGGTGCTCGGCCAGTCGGTTCCGGGGGTCACCGTCGCCGATCTGGAGGTCGGCATGGAGGTGGAGGTCGTCCCCGGCGTGCTCGACGAGGACGGCGAGTACGGCGAGTACGGCGAGGGCGGCGGCGAGGCCCGGGAAGAAGCAGCGACGACGTGGTACTGGCGGCCGGTGGGGGTGGGCGCATGACCAGCGAGGTGGCGGTGCTCGGCGCGGGCATGCATCCCTGGGGCAAGTGGGGCCGCAGCTTCATCGAGTACGGCACGGCGGCGGCCCGCGCGGCGCTCGCGGACGCCGGCGTCGACTGGCGCGACGTTGGTTCGATCGTAGGCGCGGACACGGTGCGCGGCGGCTACCCCGGTTACGTGGCCGGGGCGACGTTCGCGAAGGCGCTCGGCTGGCAGGGCGCGCGGGTCGCGAGTGTGTACGCGGCGTGCGCGTCCGGGGCGCAGGCGA from Streptomyces sp. BA2 encodes:
- a CDS encoding zinc ribbon domain-containing protein, which codes for MVTGWFAGEGDNFRLLGTRCSACASVFFPREDGFCRNPGCSGGDLDEVPLSPRGRVWSYTDSRYRPPAPYVSDPELPWQPYTLIAVELEAERMVVLGQSVPGVTVADLEVGMEVEVVPGVLDEDGEYGEYGEGGGEAREEAATTWYWRPVGVGA
- a CDS encoding M15 family metallopeptidase, producing the protein MTGLAPALRNLAVTATALAAVAAAPAPAHAKPEPKAPDEFVALRDVDPTIIQEMRYLTPHNFVGEPIDGYRKPMCILTEPAAKALHKAQRTLLRKGYSLKVYDCYRPQRAVDQFVRWAEDLGDVRMKAEFYPHVDKSRLFEDGYIAAKSGHSRGSTLDLTVVKLPALPTRPYVPGEPLTPCFGPKEERFPDNSVDMGTGFDCFDTLSHTDDPRITGEQRANRDLLRGALSKVGFVNLPEEWWHFTYKPELFPDTYFDFPVARRSLQGK